A portion of the Burkholderia sp. GAS332 genome contains these proteins:
- a CDS encoding glycine betaine/proline transport system ATP-binding protein, with product MNSPKVVVEGLCKVFGTNPKQAIGMLAGGATKEEVFARTGQIVGVHNVSFEVKEGEIFVLMGLSGSGKSTLIRLINRLVEPTAGKVLIDGRDVASVPRSELTALRRKDMSMVFQSFALMPQRTVLSNAAFGLEVAGIGKKEREKRAMTVLEQVGLAPFAEKLPAQLSGGMQQRVGLARALAVNPSLMIMDEAFSALDPLKRKEMQNVLLDLQREQQRTILFVSHDLEEAMRIGTRIAIMEGGKVVQIGTPQQIITNPADDYVRAFFEGIDTSRYLTAGDLMQTDAVPLMQHSLQIDASSVAATLNGSAEYAFVLDSERKFRGFVCRDAMGSASPQLNHIECIRRTTPLDDVVERVVASRAPLPVVEADGSYCGSVNKTNVLNVLTRHRGSHV from the coding sequence ATGAATTCCCCGAAGGTCGTGGTCGAAGGGCTGTGCAAGGTGTTCGGCACCAACCCGAAACAGGCGATCGGCATGCTGGCAGGCGGCGCGACGAAAGAAGAGGTGTTCGCGCGCACCGGTCAGATAGTCGGTGTCCACAACGTATCGTTCGAAGTCAAGGAAGGTGAGATCTTCGTGCTGATGGGCCTGTCCGGCTCCGGCAAGTCGACGCTGATTCGCCTGATCAATCGTCTCGTCGAGCCGACGGCCGGCAAGGTGCTGATCGACGGCCGCGATGTGGCCAGCGTACCGCGCTCCGAACTCACGGCGCTGCGCCGCAAGGACATGAGCATGGTGTTCCAGTCCTTCGCGCTGATGCCGCAACGCACGGTGTTGTCCAACGCGGCGTTCGGGCTGGAAGTGGCGGGCATCGGCAAGAAGGAACGCGAGAAGCGTGCCATGACCGTGCTCGAGCAGGTCGGCCTCGCGCCGTTCGCGGAAAAACTGCCGGCTCAGCTTTCAGGCGGCATGCAGCAACGGGTGGGTCTGGCGCGAGCGCTGGCGGTCAATCCGTCGCTGATGATCATGGACGAGGCGTTCTCCGCGCTCGATCCGCTCAAGCGCAAGGAAATGCAGAACGTGCTGCTCGATCTGCAACGCGAGCAGCAGCGCACCATCCTGTTTGTCTCGCACGATCTCGAAGAGGCCATGCGCATCGGCACGCGGATCGCCATCATGGAAGGTGGCAAGGTCGTGCAGATCGGCACGCCGCAGCAAATCATCACCAACCCCGCCGACGATTACGTGCGCGCGTTCTTCGAAGGCATCGACACCAGCCGCTATCTGACGGCCGGCGACCTGATGCAGACCGACGCCGTGCCGCTCATGCAGCATTCGCTACAGATCGACGCCTCGAGCGTGGCCGCGACGCTCAACGGCAGCGCCGAGTACGCGTTCGTGCTCGACAGCGAGCGCAAGTTCCGCGGCTTCGTGTGCCGCGACGCGATGGGCAGCGCGTCGCCGCAACTCAATCACATCGAGTGCATCCGCCGTACGACGCCGCTGGACGACGTCGTCGAACGCGTGGTGGCGAGCCGTGCGCCGCTGCCGGTCGTCGAGGCGGATGGCTCCTACTGCGGTTCGGTCAACAAGACGAACGTGCTGAACGTTCTCACTCGCCATCGGGGTTCCCATGTCTGA
- a CDS encoding transcriptional regulator, LacI family yields MKKTSPTIRDVAAAAGVSVATVSKYTNGSQRFSAPVEAKLKSAIETLGYRSNPLARSMITGETRTIGLAILDIRNPHFTNIVKGANRIALQNDYTLLLVDTEESQERERTLIEALAQRVDGMIVSSRMPDDSVQWMLELHKPVVLFGRSSIFPIPSVGTDGYLAAYMLTRHLLNQGHRRFAYLGFEQSRWNSERIRGVQACLEEQGLSATVYDAAAPSPQAGERACSAIMLGPNRPDAVVCYNDLIALGFMKEARALGFALPQDVSIAGFDNVSYGEYASPALTTVDLQSERMGELAMLKLIDALAGKSDSEYSLLEPRLVVRESTPRREAS; encoded by the coding sequence ATGAAAAAGACCTCCCCTACGATCCGCGATGTCGCGGCCGCCGCTGGTGTTTCCGTCGCCACCGTGTCGAAGTACACGAATGGCTCGCAACGCTTTTCTGCGCCGGTCGAGGCCAAACTCAAGAGCGCCATCGAAACACTTGGCTATCGCTCGAATCCGCTGGCGCGCTCGATGATTACCGGCGAGACGCGCACCATCGGCCTCGCGATCCTCGACATCCGCAACCCGCACTTCACGAACATCGTGAAGGGTGCGAACCGGATCGCGCTGCAGAACGACTACACGCTGCTGCTCGTCGATACGGAGGAAAGTCAGGAACGCGAGCGGACGCTGATTGAAGCGCTCGCACAACGGGTCGACGGCATGATCGTGAGTTCCCGGATGCCCGATGACTCGGTGCAGTGGATGCTTGAGTTGCACAAGCCCGTGGTGCTGTTCGGTCGCAGCTCGATTTTCCCGATCCCGAGCGTCGGCACTGACGGTTATCTCGCCGCCTACATGCTGACGCGCCATCTGCTGAATCAGGGTCACCGGCGCTTCGCCTATCTCGGCTTCGAGCAGTCGCGCTGGAATAGCGAGCGGATTCGCGGGGTGCAGGCGTGCCTCGAGGAACAGGGCTTGAGCGCGACCGTGTACGACGCAGCGGCGCCCTCGCCGCAAGCCGGTGAGCGCGCCTGCTCGGCCATCATGCTAGGACCGAATCGCCCCGACGCGGTGGTCTGCTACAACGACCTGATCGCGCTCGGCTTCATGAAGGAAGCACGCGCACTTGGGTTCGCGCTGCCGCAGGACGTGTCGATAGCCGGTTTCGACAACGTGTCCTACGGCGAATACGCCTCCCCCGCGCTCACCACGGTCGATCTGCAAAGCGAAAGGATGGGCGAACTGGCGATGCTCAAACTGATCGACGCACTCGCCGGTAAAAGCGACAGCGAATACTCGTTACTCGAACCACGCCTTGTTGTGCGCGAATCCACGCCGCGCCGCGAAGCAAGCTGA
- a CDS encoding Alginate lyase, with the protein MLMMAALPRAVRAQDEGVKGGFVLSSATRAMQIRQRVSSDLAHQLRSAADAGLARELHPRAVVHTQGLLPHEQDRDASVLSQEDWRQTLVQALAWGVTGNPAYEAKAVATIDVWVAGYSPSFNPIDEADLVDLLLGFDFVQARLSPSTIGKTRQLGRQLATGYLGTRRVGDPSTGLNNWQSHRIKLATAGAYLSGDPALVAAAREGFLAHVSGNIGTEGRTYDFNQRDAMHYVVYDLEPLLMAASMAAAHGDDWYGMASSQGGLAAALRWLEPYAAGDKQHEEFVHSTVRFDARRAAAHVEGYSGLWQREEASNLYWIASRLDPQFTPMASALNAQPVVRALFV; encoded by the coding sequence ATGTTGATGATGGCGGCGTTGCCTCGCGCAGTGCGCGCACAGGATGAGGGTGTGAAGGGCGGCTTTGTGCTTTCGTCGGCCACGCGCGCGATGCAAATACGGCAACGTGTTTCTTCGGACCTGGCACACCAGCTACGGTCGGCGGCTGACGCAGGTTTGGCACGCGAGTTGCATCCACGCGCAGTCGTCCACACGCAGGGCTTGCTGCCGCACGAACAGGACCGCGATGCGAGTGTGCTGTCGCAGGAAGACTGGCGGCAGACGCTGGTCCAGGCATTGGCCTGGGGTGTCACGGGTAACCCGGCATACGAAGCCAAGGCCGTGGCGACTATCGACGTCTGGGTGGCAGGCTATTCGCCCTCATTCAATCCGATCGACGAAGCCGACCTCGTCGATCTGCTGCTTGGCTTCGACTTCGTGCAGGCACGGTTATCCCCCTCGACCATCGGCAAGACGAGGCAGCTCGGCCGCCAACTGGCGACGGGCTATCTGGGCACGAGACGCGTCGGCGATCCAAGCACCGGCCTCAACAACTGGCAAAGCCACCGCATCAAACTGGCGACCGCCGGCGCGTACCTGTCGGGCGATCCCGCTCTGGTTGCGGCCGCACGCGAAGGCTTCCTCGCTCATGTGAGCGGCAACATTGGCACGGAGGGTCGAACCTACGATTTCAACCAGCGCGACGCGATGCACTACGTCGTCTACGATCTTGAACCGCTGCTGATGGCGGCATCGATGGCGGCCGCGCATGGGGACGACTGGTACGGCATGGCGTCGTCACAGGGCGGCCTCGCCGCCGCGCTGCGTTGGCTCGAACCGTATGCTGCCGGCGACAAGCAGCATGAGGAATTCGTACACAGTACCGTGCGCTTCGATGCGCGGCGCGCCGCGGCACACGTCGAGGGCTACTCGGGCCTGTGGCAACGCGAGGAGGCGTCGAACCTCTACTGGATCGCCTCGCGCCTCGATCCTCAGTTCACACCCATGGCAAGCGCGCTCAATGCGCAGCCGGTGGTCCGCGCGCTGTTTGTCTGA